One Prunus dulcis chromosome 8, ALMONDv2, whole genome shotgun sequence DNA window includes the following coding sequences:
- the LOC117638827 gene encoding succinate dehydrogenase assembly factor 1, mitochondrial-like, which yields MGVSKLSGMQKQVLGLYTGFLRAARAKSAEDRQQIESLVSSELSSNAKEVDRKNFLYIEYLLHRAKKQLDQLRSPDVVGLSALNVSLSQTKHPTN from the exons atgggagtttcaaa GCTTTCTGGGATGCAGAAACAAGTCCTTGGTCTATACACAGGGTTTCTGAGGGCAGCCCGTGCAAAATCTGCTGAAGATCGACAGCAGATTGAGTCACTTGTGTCAAGTGAGTTAAGCAGCAATGCCAAGGAGGTAGACCGCAAAAATTTCCTTTACATTGAGTACTTGCTTCACCGTGCTAAGAAACAGCTTGATCAGCTCAGGAGCCCCGATGTTGTTGGATTATCAGCCCTGAATGTCAGTCTCTCGCAGACAAAACATCCTacaaattga